ACCAACCCGGCCAGCGGGGTGAAGCAGCAGCGGTCGGCGCCGCTGCTCACCAACCCACCACTCGACTATTCCTACGACGGCTCTTTTGAAGGGCTGCTGACGGTGCTATTCACGATTTACGGGCAAAAGGCGGCGCCCAACAGCATACAGCCAGAAGGGGCTATGCAGGGCGGGCTTTTTGCGCAGCCCATAGCTATTGTTACTGATGAAGTGCAGGCGGCCCGCGTGTGGGAAGGCTTGTTGCGGTATATGGACGCCGAGGCGCGCACCCGGCTCTTTCATACGTTTCTGAGCGAACAGCCCGACCGGGAGCTGCTGCTATTCCGCTACGCCGACACCGCCATGCGCGCCGGCCGCGACATCTCCGACAACTACGCCGATGATACCGTGCGCCGCATAGCCGGCATTGCCCAGCAGATGTACCGCGAAAAACACCGCATGGAAGCCTTCGTACGCTTCGAGAAAACCAGCGACGAACTGTTTCACGCCACCATCGACCCCGATTTTGACGTGCTGCCGCTCATAGCCCCGCACTTTACCAAACGCTACGCCGACCAGCGCTGGCTCATCTTTGATAAGCGCCGCCGCTACGGCCTGTATTACGATTTGCACCGCACCGATGTCGTGGAGTTTGAGGCCCCCAACCCACAGCGGCGTACCGATATTTCGGCCACGGTGCTGGACGAGCGGGAGCCCCTGTTCAAGCTGCTCTGGCAGTCCTACTTCGACCACGTGAACATCCCGGAGCGTAAAAATATGAAGCTGCACCGCCGGCACATGCCCCTGCGCTACTGGCGCTATCTGAGCGAAAAACAACCCCGGGAACAGCGTTTCGAGCCCATTAAGAATAAGCGGCCCATCGGCTAAAACTACTGGTGCTGGGCTGAAAAGCGCTAATTTGCAGCGCAAACCAGCATCGTTTATGAGCAATATCCTCGTTTTTGGGGCCGCCGGCCAGTTAGGGCAATGCCTGCAGCACGTAGCAAAAGAAAGAAACCTGAGCAACCTGGTTTTCCTGGCCGAAGCCGAAGCGAATATTCTGGATGAAGCGACGCTGGCAGCCGTTTTTGCCAAATATCAACCCACTTACTGCATCAATTGCGCTGCCTACACGGCCGTGGATAAAGCCGAAGACGAGGTAGAACTGGCCCGCAAAGTCAATAAAGATGGCGCCGTTAATCTGGCCCGGCTGTGCGAGCAGTCTGGCGCCACGCTTATTCACATTTCTACTGATTTTGTGTTTGCGGGTACCGGTAATCAGCCCTTGGTAGAAACGGATAAAGCAGAGCCCATCAGCATTTACGGCCTTACTAAGCTGGAAGGCGAGCAGGGGGTAGCTGCTGAAACCGGCCGTTACTTTATTCTGCGCACCAGCTGGCTGTACTCAGAGTATGCCGGCAACTTCGTGAAAACCATGCTGAAGCTGGGCCGTGAGCGGGAAGAGCTAAAGGTTATCTGGGACCAGGTAGGCACGCCTACTTATGCCATTGACCTGGCCGGCTGCATCCTCACTATCATCGAAACCCATAACCAGCAATACGGCATCTACCACTACAGCAACGAGGGCCTGACCTCGTGGTATGATTTTGCGAAAGCCATTTTCGAGCTCAGCAACACGCCGGTGCGCACACTGCCCATCCGCACCGCCGAGTACCCCACTAAAGCCACGCGCCCGGCTTACTCCGTCATGGATAAGACCAAAGCCAAAACCCAGCTGCAGGTAGCCATCCCGCACTGGCGCGACAGCCTGAAAGTGTGTTTAAGCCGCTTAGAGGCATAACCGGACTCAGAAATACATCATTACCATAAAGGCCGTGCTTCTTTTAAGAGGCACGGCCTTTATGGTATGGTAAATGCCGCAGTGTTATCCTGGTTATCCTAAGCCTGGCAATGCGCCTCCGGCTATTAGCGCAACGAGGCACTAATAGCCGGAGGTCTTTTCACTGCCCGTGCGGAGGCTCACTACGCTTCCTTCTCCAGACTTCTTAACTCGTCAGGATTCTCCTTGGCTTCGTTGCGGCCGGCGGCATATTGGAAACCAATTACGCTTTTTTCCGCACTCGGATTTTCGGGGTTATTGCTGGTAGGGGTGGGGGGCGGGGTGCTGTTGGTAGGCTGTGCTGCAGCGTTGGTTGGTTGGAGGGGCGTGCTGACGGATATTTCTATCGGGATGGAAAGCGTCAGCTTGGGTGAGCTCTCCGGCGTGGCGGGCGCGCCTGCGTTGGTTACCGCAGCATTGGCAGGCTGAGCGGCCTCAGCCGCCAGGGCTTGGCTGACAGTAGCTACCGGAATGCTAATAACGGCGGCGGGGGCCGGAGCTGCCGCAGCAGCCGGGGCCGGGCTGACGGCGGCAGCTGGAGCCGGGTTGGCCGCCGCAACAGGAGCAGCGGCAGCCGTTGGGTTTGG
The Hymenobacter sp. DG25B genome window above contains:
- a CDS encoding TIGR03915 family putative DNA repair protein, whose product is MSRSLTPLHPRKPAKPTNPASGVKQQRSAPLLTNPPLDYSYDGSFEGLLTVLFTIYGQKAAPNSIQPEGAMQGGLFAQPIAIVTDEVQAARVWEGLLRYMDAEARTRLFHTFLSEQPDRELLLFRYADTAMRAGRDISDNYADDTVRRIAGIAQQMYREKHRMEAFVRFEKTSDELFHATIDPDFDVLPLIAPHFTKRYADQRWLIFDKRRRYGLYYDLHRTDVVEFEAPNPQRRTDISATVLDEREPLFKLLWQSYFDHVNIPERKNMKLHRRHMPLRYWRYLSEKQPREQRFEPIKNKRPIG
- the rfbD gene encoding dTDP-4-dehydrorhamnose reductase, with protein sequence MSNILVFGAAGQLGQCLQHVAKERNLSNLVFLAEAEANILDEATLAAVFAKYQPTYCINCAAYTAVDKAEDEVELARKVNKDGAVNLARLCEQSGATLIHISTDFVFAGTGNQPLVETDKAEPISIYGLTKLEGEQGVAAETGRYFILRTSWLYSEYAGNFVKTMLKLGREREELKVIWDQVGTPTYAIDLAGCILTIIETHNQQYGIYHYSNEGLTSWYDFAKAIFELSNTPVRTLPIRTAEYPTKATRPAYSVMDKTKAKTQLQVAIPHWRDSLKVCLSRLEA